The genomic interval GTTCAGAAAGCCCGGAAAAGTTAATCTCTTCTTTTCTCTGCTGTCTTGTGGCTGCGGATCAGGAAAAGTAATCCAGATCTCATCCACTTCATTTTCACCAAAATACCCTGCAATATCCTCAATCTGTATTCTTAAAAATGCCAGGTTATTGATGTCTTCATCTACTCCGGTCCTTGCGCCTCTCCAGATGCGGTTTCCTTTTAAATCTATGCCTATAAAATTCTTCTCCGGGAAAAACTTAGCCATATTAACTGAATATTCTCCTTTACCACAAGCCAGTTCCAGTACTACCGGATTGTCATTTTTAAAATGCTGCGCTGCCCATTTGCCCTGAAGCGCCATTCCTTCCTCCATCTGATAGACATTCGGGAAGGTATCAATTTCAGCAAATTTCCTTAACTTATCTTTACCCACTATTGTTTTTTTTATGCAAAAATACAATTTAATCTTTTCAGCGTCTGTTTAATTTTAGATGCGTGGTTATGCTCGGCTGTAATTCGTATTTTTGTGTAAACATTACTTCAGAACAAATTGGAAAAGAGCGCAAAAATTTATATCGCAGGCCATCGTGGGATGGTAGGATCAGCTATTCATCGTAAATTGCTGAGTGAGGGTTATACAAATCTGGTTACCCGGACTTCTTCGGAGTTAGACCTGCGTAATCAGCAGGCTGTAAAAGATTTTTTTGTACAGGAAAAACCAGATTACGTATTTCTTGCTGCTGCAAAAG from Pedobacter sp. WC2423 carries:
- the trmB gene encoding tRNA (guanosine(46)-N7)-methyltransferase TrmB, whose protein sequence is MGKDKLRKFAEIDTFPNVYQMEEGMALQGKWAAQHFKNDNPVVLELACGKGEYSVNMAKFFPEKNFIGIDLKGNRIWRGARTGVDEDINNLAFLRIQIEDIAGYFGENEVDEIWITFPDPQPQDSREKKRLTFPGFLNKYKGFLKPGGKINLKTDNDGLYAYTVEKVEELKLPCYKKTDHLYTSEFYDEVLKIKTHYERIYLKQDKNINYIQFSLD